From the Toxotes jaculatrix isolate fToxJac2 chromosome 15, fToxJac2.pri, whole genome shotgun sequence genome, one window contains:
- the LOC121194030 gene encoding RNA-binding motif, single-stranded-interacting protein 1 isoform X1 gives MIFANSGNPLRTPYRKQPHVAPSSHPMAPPSPSTNSSTNNSSSSSTAGWDQLSKTNLYIRGLSPSTTDHDLVKLCQPYGKIVSTKAILDKTTNKCKGYGFVDFDSPASAQKAVAALKTTGVQAQMAKQQEQDPTNLYISNLPLSVDEQELENMLKHFGQVISTRILRDSSGASRGVGFARMESTEKCDAVISHFNGKYIKTPAGVPAPSEPLLCKFADGGQKKRQSQNKFAQNGRGWARDGDSRLAGMTLTYDPSAAAMQNGFFPPAYSISNRMIAQTSISPYMSPVSTYQVQNPSWVPHQQYIMQHPGTVISPSMDPSMSLQPASMMAPLTQQMSHLSLGSAGTFMAANTAMQGAYIPQYAHMQTAPVPVEENGAQSQVDSSRNHSPYSYQPTK, from the exons CCACACGTTGCCCCATCGTCACACCCCATGGCTCCACCCAGTCCGAGCACCAACAGCAGCACTAACAACAGCAGTAGCAGTAGCACTGCAGGCTGGGACCAGCTGAGCAAAACAAACCTCTACATCCGAGGCCTGTCCCCTTCAACCACAGACCATGACCTGGTCAAGCTCTGTCAGCC GTATGGCAAAATTGTATCAACGAAGGCTATTCTGGACAAGACTACAAACAAATGTAAAG GATATGGCTTTGTGGACTTTGACAGCCCCGCTTCAGCTCAGAAGGCTGTGGCTGCCCTGAAGACTACTGGTGTCCAAGCTCAGATGGCAAAG CAACAAGAACAAGACCCCACAAACTTGTATATCTCCAACTTGCCTTTGTCTGTGGATGAGCAGGAGCTAGAGAATATGTTAAAGCACTTTGGCCAGGTCATATCCACACGCATCCTGAGAGACTCCAGTGGAGCCAGCAGAGGTGTGGGCTTTGCCAG GATGGAGTCAACTGAAAAATGTGATGCAGTCATTTCTCACTTCAATGGAAAGTATATTAAGACACCTGCAGGTGTTCCAG cACCCTCTGAACCCTTGCTGTGCAAGTTTGCTGATGGAgggcagaaaaagagacaaagtcaGAATAAATTCGCCCAGAATGGTCGGGGTTGGGCAAGGGACGGTGACTCGAGACTG GCTGGAATGACACTCACGTATGACCCCAGTGCGGCTGCAATGCAAAATGG ATTTTTCCCACCAGCATACAGCATTTCAAACAGGATGATTGCTCAAACGTCCATATCTCCTTACATGTCTCCGGTTTCAACATACCAG GTGCAGAATCCATCCTGGGTGCCTCATCAACAGTACATCATGCAGCACCCC GGTACCGTGATATCGCCCTCTATGGACCCATCTATGTCACTGCAGCCTGCTTCAATGATGGCCCCCCTCACACAGCAGATGAGTCACCTCTCTCTGGGTAGTGCAGGAACG TTTATGGCCGCCAACACAGCTATGCAAGGAGCATATATCCCACagtatgcacacatgcagaccgCTCCTGTTCCTGTGGAG GAAAATGGTGCACAGTCACAAGTGGACTCATCCAGAAATCATTCCCCATATTCATACCAACCAACCAAGTAG
- the LOC121194030 gene encoding RNA-binding motif, single-stranded-interacting protein 1 isoform X2: MAPPSPSTNSSTNNSSSSSTAGWDQLSKTNLYIRGLSPSTTDHDLVKLCQPYGKIVSTKAILDKTTNKCKGYGFVDFDSPASAQKAVAALKTTGVQAQMAKQQEQDPTNLYISNLPLSVDEQELENMLKHFGQVISTRILRDSSGASRGVGFARMESTEKCDAVISHFNGKYIKTPAGVPAPSEPLLCKFADGGQKKRQSQNKFAQNGRGWARDGDSRLAGMTLTYDPSAAAMQNGFFPPAYSISNRMIAQTSISPYMSPVSTYQVQNPSWVPHQQYIMQHPGTVISPSMDPSMSLQPASMMAPLTQQMSHLSLGSAGTFMAANTAMQGAYIPQYAHMQTAPVPVEENGAQSQVDSSRNHSPYSYQPTK; this comes from the exons ATGGCTCCACCCAGTCCGAGCACCAACAGCAGCACTAACAACAGCAGTAGCAGTAGCACTGCAGGCTGGGACCAGCTGAGCAAAACAAACCTCTACATCCGAGGCCTGTCCCCTTCAACCACAGACCATGACCTGGTCAAGCTCTGTCAGCC GTATGGCAAAATTGTATCAACGAAGGCTATTCTGGACAAGACTACAAACAAATGTAAAG GATATGGCTTTGTGGACTTTGACAGCCCCGCTTCAGCTCAGAAGGCTGTGGCTGCCCTGAAGACTACTGGTGTCCAAGCTCAGATGGCAAAG CAACAAGAACAAGACCCCACAAACTTGTATATCTCCAACTTGCCTTTGTCTGTGGATGAGCAGGAGCTAGAGAATATGTTAAAGCACTTTGGCCAGGTCATATCCACACGCATCCTGAGAGACTCCAGTGGAGCCAGCAGAGGTGTGGGCTTTGCCAG GATGGAGTCAACTGAAAAATGTGATGCAGTCATTTCTCACTTCAATGGAAAGTATATTAAGACACCTGCAGGTGTTCCAG cACCCTCTGAACCCTTGCTGTGCAAGTTTGCTGATGGAgggcagaaaaagagacaaagtcaGAATAAATTCGCCCAGAATGGTCGGGGTTGGGCAAGGGACGGTGACTCGAGACTG GCTGGAATGACACTCACGTATGACCCCAGTGCGGCTGCAATGCAAAATGG ATTTTTCCCACCAGCATACAGCATTTCAAACAGGATGATTGCTCAAACGTCCATATCTCCTTACATGTCTCCGGTTTCAACATACCAG GTGCAGAATCCATCCTGGGTGCCTCATCAACAGTACATCATGCAGCACCCC GGTACCGTGATATCGCCCTCTATGGACCCATCTATGTCACTGCAGCCTGCTTCAATGATGGCCCCCCTCACACAGCAGATGAGTCACCTCTCTCTGGGTAGTGCAGGAACG TTTATGGCCGCCAACACAGCTATGCAAGGAGCATATATCCCACagtatgcacacatgcagaccgCTCCTGTTCCTGTGGAG GAAAATGGTGCACAGTCACAAGTGGACTCATCCAGAAATCATTCCCCATATTCATACCAACCAACCAAGTAG
- the cd302 gene encoding CD302 antigen isoform X1, with protein MESLKKSHHLGSLLCCVFVLCSHLKLALAGDCPADGRTWVPFQNRCYHFVHGDEDRIKSYTFDRAKTLCLGFELLTIQSAEENDFVINYSPKVWKGNVNVWLGMYYDTNSEDMMWFGEEPVRFTNWEDSSSPSDLVPIDTCVALHSNSGKWENVSCLDEVENGVVCETDQTEEAKHKPSALLSALVILSVVAIMGVSAVIWFLHQKHNLGSTILTAFEYHPPFRVLDTDQAGLVEAEETDSVP; from the exons ATGGAGTCGCTGAAGAAAAGTCACCATTTGGGATCATTGCTATGCTGTGTCTTCGTGCTGTGTTCGCACCTGAAGTTAGCTTTGGCTGGAG ATTGCCCGGCGGATGGACGCACCTGGGTGCCTTTTCAAAACAGATGTTACCACTTTGTCCACGGAGACGAAGACAGAATCAAAAGCTATACTTTTGATAGAGCAAAAACCCTCTGTCTAGGCTTTG agcttttgaCCATACAGAGTGCTGAGGAGAATGACTTTGTCATTAATTATAGTCCAAAGGTGTGGAAAGGCAATGTCAACGTTTGGCTGGGAATGTATTATGACACAAACA GTGAAGACATGATGTGGTTTGGCGAGGAACCTGTGAGGTTCACTAACTGGGAGGACAGCTCATCGCCGTCAGATCTCGTGCCCATAGACACGTGTGTGGCTTTGCACAGCAACTCGGGAAAGTGGGAAAATGTCAGCTGCCTGGATGAAGTAGAGAATGGAGTGGTCTGTGAGACAGATCAGA CAGAGGAAGCCAAGCACA AACCCAGTGCGCTGCTGTCCGCCCTGGTCATTCTCAGCGTGGTGGCCATCATGGGAGTCTCAGCAGTTATTTGGTTCCTGCACCAGAAGCATAATCTTGGCTCCACTATCCTCACGGCGTTTGAGTACCACCCTCCGTTCCGAGTCCTGGACACAGACCAGGCAGGACTGGTGGAGGCTGAGGAGACTGACAGCGTGCCATAG
- the cd302 gene encoding CD302 antigen isoform X2, with protein sequence MESLKKSHHLGSLLCCVFVLCSHLKLALAGDCPADGRTWVPFQNRCYHFVHGDEDRIKSYTFDRAKTLCLGFELLTIQSAEENDFVINYSPKVWKGNVNVWLGMYYDTNSEDMMWFGEEPVRFTNWEDSSSPSDLVPIDTCVALHSNSGKWENVSCLDEVENGVVCETDQKEAKHKPSALLSALVILSVVAIMGVSAVIWFLHQKHNLGSTILTAFEYHPPFRVLDTDQAGLVEAEETDSVP encoded by the exons ATGGAGTCGCTGAAGAAAAGTCACCATTTGGGATCATTGCTATGCTGTGTCTTCGTGCTGTGTTCGCACCTGAAGTTAGCTTTGGCTGGAG ATTGCCCGGCGGATGGACGCACCTGGGTGCCTTTTCAAAACAGATGTTACCACTTTGTCCACGGAGACGAAGACAGAATCAAAAGCTATACTTTTGATAGAGCAAAAACCCTCTGTCTAGGCTTTG agcttttgaCCATACAGAGTGCTGAGGAGAATGACTTTGTCATTAATTATAGTCCAAAGGTGTGGAAAGGCAATGTCAACGTTTGGCTGGGAATGTATTATGACACAAACA GTGAAGACATGATGTGGTTTGGCGAGGAACCTGTGAGGTTCACTAACTGGGAGGACAGCTCATCGCCGTCAGATCTCGTGCCCATAGACACGTGTGTGGCTTTGCACAGCAACTCGGGAAAGTGGGAAAATGTCAGCTGCCTGGATGAAGTAGAGAATGGAGTGGTCTGTGAGACAGATCAGA AGGAAGCCAAGCACA AACCCAGTGCGCTGCTGTCCGCCCTGGTCATTCTCAGCGTGGTGGCCATCATGGGAGTCTCAGCAGTTATTTGGTTCCTGCACCAGAAGCATAATCTTGGCTCCACTATCCTCACGGCGTTTGAGTACCACCCTCCGTTCCGAGTCCTGGACACAGACCAGGCAGGACTGGTGGAGGCTGAGGAGACTGACAGCGTGCCATAG